The following are from one region of the Syntrophorhabdales bacterium genome:
- the ftsH gene encoding ATP-dependent zinc metalloprotease FtsH, whose amino-acid sequence MPSNEQKAPMEALKEKVRSLFGPRDARRKKDGLPPKTHFSIWYFLIAFLLIVYLQQYFFSPKVETIPYSKFKQELAQGNVDRLTIGPENITGTLKDKEKKAGQQFTTIRVDDPNLVKDLDEHKIDYSGHYESKFMSSILSWILPIAIMILIWRYAMKKMGPGMGVMSFAKSKAKLFAETETKVTFADVAGIDEAKGELQEVVEFLKSPEKFQKLGGRIPKGVLLVGAPGTGKTLLAKAVAGEARVPFFSISGSEFVEMFVGVGASRVRDLFSQATGQAPCIIFIDELDALGKARGINVFGGNDEREQTLNQLLVEMDGFESNKGVIIMAATNRPEILDPALLRPGRFDRQVVIDRPDINGREAILKIHSRNVLLGPDVDLHKIAALTPGFVGADLANLVNEAALLAGRKEKETVDSAEFDEAIDRVVGGLEKKNRVMNLKEKEIVAFHESGHAIVAESVKYADPVHKVSIIPRGIAALGYTQQRPTEDRYLMTHAELLDRLAVLLGGRVAEELVFGEISTGAQNDLQRATDIARSMVTEYGMSDLLGPVSYERPRQSMFVPESYTPGKTYSETKAAQIDEEISRVMEQAQERVQKILSERRKVLDDLAHLLTEKEIVQGEDLRKMLSESAREVAAVSPEQPSRLRRS is encoded by the coding sequence ATGCCATCCAATGAACAAAAAGCGCCGATGGAAGCGTTAAAAGAGAAAGTCCGTTCTCTTTTTGGTCCCCGCGACGCCAGGAGGAAGAAGGATGGTCTGCCCCCCAAAACTCATTTCAGCATCTGGTATTTCCTGATCGCTTTTCTTCTGATTGTCTATCTGCAGCAGTACTTTTTTTCTCCTAAAGTCGAGACGATTCCCTATAGCAAATTCAAACAAGAGCTAGCGCAGGGCAATGTTGATAGGTTGACCATCGGCCCGGAGAATATCACCGGAACACTGAAAGACAAAGAGAAGAAAGCGGGCCAGCAGTTCACGACAATTCGCGTGGACGATCCCAATCTGGTCAAAGACTTGGATGAACACAAGATTGATTATTCCGGACACTATGAGAGCAAGTTCATGAGCAGCATCCTTTCCTGGATCCTTCCCATCGCCATTATGATCCTGATCTGGCGCTATGCCATGAAAAAGATGGGGCCGGGGATGGGGGTTATGTCATTCGCCAAGAGCAAGGCCAAGCTGTTTGCGGAGACTGAGACGAAGGTGACATTCGCCGATGTCGCGGGCATCGATGAGGCAAAAGGGGAGCTCCAGGAAGTTGTCGAGTTTCTGAAGAGCCCGGAGAAATTTCAAAAGCTTGGAGGGAGGATCCCCAAGGGTGTGCTTCTGGTCGGGGCCCCGGGGACGGGTAAGACCCTTCTGGCCAAGGCTGTGGCCGGGGAAGCAAGAGTGCCTTTCTTCAGCATCAGCGGCTCTGAGTTCGTGGAGATGTTCGTGGGCGTGGGCGCATCCCGTGTGCGTGATCTCTTTTCTCAGGCCACGGGCCAAGCCCCCTGCATCATCTTCATTGACGAGCTCGACGCACTGGGAAAAGCCAGGGGCATAAATGTTTTTGGCGGCAATGACGAACGGGAGCAGACACTCAACCAGCTCCTGGTTGAGATGGATGGTTTCGAATCGAACAAAGGCGTCATTATCATGGCCGCCACCAACAGGCCCGAAATCCTCGATCCTGCGCTTCTGCGTCCAGGTAGGTTTGATCGGCAGGTTGTAATAGACCGCCCGGATATAAACGGGCGGGAAGCAATCCTGAAAATCCACTCTCGGAATGTCCTCCTGGGCCCTGACGTCGATCTCCATAAGATTGCAGCGCTCACCCCGGGCTTTGTCGGGGCCGACCTTGCGAACCTCGTCAACGAGGCAGCCCTGCTCGCCGGCCGGAAAGAAAAAGAGACAGTGGACTCGGCGGAGTTCGATGAGGCCATCGACCGGGTGGTGGGCGGACTGGAGAAAAAGAACCGGGTGATGAATCTGAAGGAGAAGGAGATTGTTGCGTTTCATGAGTCAGGGCATGCAATTGTGGCTGAATCGGTGAAGTACGCCGACCCGGTGCACAAGGTTTCGATTATCCCCCGGGGAATTGCGGCCCTGGGCTATACCCAACAGAGGCCGACTGAAGATCGCTACCTGATGACGCACGCTGAGTTACTGGACCGGCTGGCCGTTCTTTTGGGGGGTAGAGTGGCGGAGGAACTGGTTTTCGGAGAAATCTCCACGGGCGCTCAGAATGATTTGCAGCGGGCAACAGACATTGCGCGCTCCATGGTCACGGAATATGGCATGAGCGATCTTCTGGGGCCGGTGAGCTACGAGCGCCCCCGTCAGTCGATGTTCGTTCCGGAAAGTTACACTCCCGGTAAAACCTACAGTGAAACCAAGGCCGCCCAGATTGACGAGGAAATATCCCGCGTGATGGAGCAAGCCCAGGAAAGGGTTCAGAAAATCCTCTCGGAACGGCGTAAAGTCTTGGATGATCTGGCCCATCTCCTCACAGAGAAGGAGATCGTACAAGGGGAAGATCTCCGAAAGATGTTGTCCGAATCCGCGAGGGAAGTGGCAGCCGTGTCGCCCGAGCAGCCGTCTCGCCTTCGCCGGTCTTGA
- a CDS encoding cold-shock protein, which produces MAKGTVKWFNESKGFGFIAREDGEDVFVHHTAIQANGFKTLSEGQAVTFDVDKGPKGLRATNVAAV; this is translated from the coding sequence ATGGCAAAAGGAACAGTTAAATGGTTTAATGAATCCAAGGGATTCGGGTTCATCGCCAGAGAGGACGGCGAAGATGTTTTCGTTCATCACACCGCGATCCAGGCCAACGGCTTCAAGACGTTGTCTGAGGGTCAGGCGGTTACTTTTGACGTAGACAAGGGTCCGAAAGGACTCCGCGCGACAAACGTCGCAGCAGTCTAA
- a CDS encoding sigma-70 family RNA polymerase sigma factor: MTIKNYDQATTLIDVGMEKEYRTPDESNDFPPQNISSPEDVEDIFDLLSESNIDVVDTMKETIETPEEGQREWEETERFPAENTDNIIWVYLKHMGKVSLLTSEDEYDIAKRIEVGESKIRGLLFELPQAIAELQELSTQVKKGTIHIIDVLKNIDEMNYTKKAEEDYKKKTVALIGALKRQFEKRLQLEKEMRKADPFTKKQLEKKKKALEGKMEETSANLNLRKKVLEEITRRIMERMKFMEDPEGKITKANLAEMERIERDLNMVRNRLIKGNLRLVITIAKKYLNRGLSFLDLIQEGNMGLMKAAEKYDYQKGFKFSTYSTWWVRQAITRAIADYARTIRVPVHVLETMNKITRATTPLYQELGRKPTPEEISHKAGLPLEKVRKIMEVSNEPTSIQAPIGDDDLQLGDFLADPKSPSPFEELVGTSCKEEIDKVLSTLTPREEKIIRMRLGIGEKTEYTLEEVGDVFGLTRERIRQIEAKALRKLKHPSRRKRLESFVE, translated from the coding sequence ATGACCATAAAGAACTACGACCAGGCTACGACCCTCATCGACGTTGGGATGGAGAAAGAGTACCGCACCCCCGACGAGAGTAACGATTTTCCGCCCCAAAACATCTCCTCCCCTGAAGACGTAGAGGACATCTTCGATCTTCTCTCCGAATCGAACATCGATGTTGTCGATACCATGAAGGAAACAATTGAGACCCCCGAGGAAGGGCAGAGGGAGTGGGAAGAGACAGAACGGTTTCCGGCCGAAAATACTGACAATATAATCTGGGTCTACCTCAAGCACATGGGAAAGGTCTCGCTCCTCACCTCGGAAGACGAATACGATATTGCCAAGCGGATCGAGGTCGGAGAAAGCAAGATCAGAGGTTTGCTTTTTGAGCTGCCTCAAGCCATAGCTGAATTGCAGGAACTGTCAACGCAGGTTAAAAAAGGCACCATACATATCATTGATGTGCTGAAAAACATCGATGAAATGAATTATACCAAAAAAGCCGAAGAAGATTATAAGAAGAAGACGGTCGCCCTCATCGGCGCCTTGAAGAGGCAGTTCGAAAAAAGGCTTCAGCTAGAAAAAGAGATGCGCAAGGCTGACCCCTTCACAAAGAAGCAGCTCGAAAAGAAGAAGAAAGCACTCGAGGGAAAAATGGAGGAGACTTCGGCAAACCTGAACCTCCGTAAAAAAGTGCTTGAAGAGATCACCCGCAGAATCATGGAACGCATGAAGTTCATGGAGGATCCAGAGGGCAAGATCACCAAAGCGAACCTGGCGGAGATGGAGCGGATCGAGCGAGACTTGAACATGGTAAGAAATAGGCTTATCAAGGGTAACCTGAGACTGGTCATTACTATCGCGAAGAAGTATCTCAACAGAGGGCTCTCCTTTCTCGATCTTATCCAGGAAGGCAACATGGGTCTGATGAAGGCCGCAGAGAAGTATGATTATCAGAAAGGCTTCAAGTTCTCCACCTATTCCACCTGGTGGGTCCGGCAGGCAATTACCCGCGCGATTGCAGATTATGCGCGGACCATCAGGGTCCCGGTCCACGTACTCGAAACGATGAACAAGATTACGAGAGCGACCACCCCGCTCTACCAGGAACTGGGCAGGAAACCCACCCCGGAAGAGATATCGCACAAGGCCGGACTGCCTCTGGAAAAAGTGCGCAAGATCATGGAGGTCTCCAACGAACCCACATCGATACAGGCTCCGATTGGGGACGATGACTTACAATTGGGCGATTTTCTCGCCGACCCGAAATCCCCATCTCCTTTCGAGGAGCTGGTTGGCACTTCGTGCAAGGAAGAGATAGATAAAGTGCTCTCTACCCTGACCCCGAGAGAAGAGAAGATCATCAGGATGCGGTTGGGGATAGGCGAGAAGACAGAGTACACCCTGGAAGAGGTAGGGGACGTTTTCGGGCTCACGCGCGAGCGCATCAGGCAGATAGAAGCAAAGGCGCTCAGAAAGCTGAAACATCCGTCCCGGCGGAAGCGGCTGGAGAGCTTTGTCGAATAA